From Synoicihabitans lomoniglobus, the proteins below share one genomic window:
- a CDS encoding TonB-dependent receptor plug domain-containing protein, with protein MKTPRSLLRRFIGGTAGLAAVLSPMPLTAQSASTPENSDDDSIVVLSPFEVTADSDVGYTASQTLAGNRLNTDLRDIGSAVSVVTKEFLQDVGATDNASLLQYTTGTEVSGYRGNFAGVGDAASLNEDTIRPSENNRVRGLAAADNTRDFFRSDIPWDSYNVDRVDLQRGANSILFGQGSPAGIINTGLKSAQFRNFGEAEFRVGSYGTVRGSIDLNREIIPGQLALRINGLMEDEGFRQEEAFSRDERLYGALRYEPEMLNHDGLRTIIKANFESGAVDSNNPRFLPPADAITPWFTQLNQATYNQFQAFDHLSGRPNHGQFRVNLAATGAPNPAYEPYLGTFGFPSPRSGPAVFFNNGSQTMQVTDVIGAFVSGGLGADGAVDGGIAAMPDNGWLSLQGTAQWAINSGADYSKAGLWKNNLITDPAIFDFYHHLIDGDTKREWQDFDVFNVSLAQTYFHDKVGISLDYSRENYESGQKALLPGEVRLQVDPMAVYGDGTPNAAGEPYSDGTPNPNVGRAFVSTNNAWSNRAYDNDRESKRATAFIKHDFNEDRSDNWFKRLLGSHTLTGLVGEDTAKSDGRQWQRYGIFDDAFYNLEGRPDERFNGSLTPTQIVYLGDSLLGSPLNQANIPVVTGNVTMASGPISYFDSTWNSSVNPADPWENGFYAPGSAERSSTQAENPANYVGWTTTPLNIIDAEASDANRDRLTTRATLDKAVTSSQALVWQGKLLSDALIGTYGWRKDTAKSYAFDMSPNDFSPADDRGAVDLSDSYYKLPTTGAEAEVQSRSYSIVAHLSDLPVLDNMMERLPVDISLYYSKSTNFKPDSSRVDIYGASHPAPSGKTIERGVRVETRDGKYSLRVNRYVTSNANATSTQINAAAIGSWMQLTQNFANVFDYNIRPWGYDATVAGQTGNDTDIADDASGIWEPMRYNFHLFNNKPLRPGDVVSSDGNWIVSPELERTVIDAVRTFQRAVDPRFWEAWRIDTFGDFGPSTHEVTYSVPTGFAIIEDNVSKGWEIELAAQPTSNWRIALNASKTDARRTNVGNANIREFMTLVADSLRIAEGDGVGRLQHFWGTEDVVTAGKNWFDGEGLAGAPGSEWRLAQLVENTTVPEMREWRTNLITNYAFEEGRLKGFNLGGGLRYQSSVIIAYPPMGDPNDPTTVEYNLAAPISGPAETNVDLWLGYRRKLTDRINWRVQLNVYNAFNGDNELIPITAQPDGSFSAFRIAPKRSWTLSNTFEF; from the coding sequence ATGAAGACCCCAAGATCGTTATTACGTCGGTTTATCGGTGGCACCGCCGGCCTCGCGGCTGTGCTGTCCCCCATGCCGTTGACGGCACAATCGGCTTCGACTCCCGAAAATTCCGACGATGACTCCATCGTCGTTCTGTCGCCCTTTGAAGTGACCGCTGATTCCGACGTCGGCTACACCGCGTCGCAGACGCTGGCGGGCAACCGCCTCAACACCGATCTGCGTGACATTGGCAGCGCGGTTTCTGTGGTCACGAAGGAGTTCCTGCAAGACGTCGGTGCCACCGACAACGCGTCGCTCCTGCAATACACCACCGGCACCGAGGTGAGTGGTTACCGGGGCAACTTTGCCGGGGTCGGCGACGCCGCCAGTCTCAATGAAGACACCATCCGTCCCAGTGAGAACAATCGCGTGCGCGGTCTCGCCGCCGCCGACAATACCCGCGACTTTTTCCGCTCCGACATTCCGTGGGACTCCTACAATGTCGATCGCGTCGACCTCCAACGCGGGGCCAATTCCATTTTGTTCGGTCAGGGCAGCCCGGCCGGCATCATCAACACCGGCTTGAAAAGCGCCCAGTTTCGCAACTTCGGTGAAGCCGAGTTCCGTGTCGGCAGCTATGGGACGGTGCGTGGTTCCATCGACCTCAATCGCGAGATCATCCCCGGACAACTCGCCCTGCGGATCAACGGCTTGATGGAGGACGAAGGTTTCCGCCAAGAGGAAGCATTTTCCCGCGACGAACGGCTTTACGGCGCACTGCGTTACGAGCCCGAAATGCTCAACCACGACGGTCTGCGCACGATCATCAAAGCCAACTTCGAGTCCGGTGCAGTGGACAGCAACAACCCGCGCTTCCTGCCGCCCGCCGACGCGATTACCCCGTGGTTCACCCAGCTGAACCAAGCGACCTACAACCAGTTCCAGGCGTTTGACCACTTGTCCGGTCGGCCCAACCATGGGCAGTTCCGAGTTAACCTCGCCGCCACCGGCGCGCCCAATCCCGCCTACGAGCCCTACCTCGGCACGTTCGGCTTTCCGTCTCCGCGCTCCGGCCCGGCCGTGTTCTTCAACAACGGCTCACAGACCATGCAGGTGACCGATGTCATCGGTGCCTTCGTGAGTGGTGGTCTCGGTGCCGACGGTGCCGTCGACGGTGGTATCGCGGCCATGCCCGACAACGGCTGGCTCTCGCTCCAGGGCACCGCCCAATGGGCCATCAACTCCGGGGCGGACTACTCCAAGGCCGGCCTCTGGAAGAACAACCTCATCACCGATCCCGCGATCTTCGATTTTTATCACCATCTCATTGACGGTGATACCAAGCGCGAGTGGCAGGACTTCGATGTCTTCAACGTGAGCCTCGCCCAGACCTACTTCCACGACAAGGTCGGCATCTCGCTCGACTACTCCCGCGAGAACTACGAGAGCGGCCAGAAGGCACTCCTGCCCGGCGAAGTGCGGCTGCAGGTCGACCCCATGGCGGTCTACGGCGACGGCACGCCCAACGCCGCCGGCGAACCTTACTCCGACGGCACGCCCAACCCCAACGTCGGTCGCGCCTTCGTCTCCACCAACAACGCCTGGTCCAATCGTGCTTACGACAACGACCGCGAATCCAAGCGCGCCACCGCCTTCATCAAACACGACTTCAACGAGGACCGCAGCGACAACTGGTTCAAGCGCCTGCTCGGCTCCCACACCCTCACGGGTCTGGTCGGCGAAGACACCGCCAAGTCCGACGGTCGCCAGTGGCAGCGCTACGGCATCTTCGACGATGCCTTCTACAATCTCGAAGGTCGCCCCGACGAGCGCTTCAACGGCTCGCTGACGCCCACCCAGATTGTTTACCTCGGCGACTCGCTCCTCGGCAGCCCGCTCAATCAAGCGAACATTCCCGTGGTCACCGGCAACGTCACCATGGCGAGCGGTCCGATCAGCTACTTCGACTCGACCTGGAACAGCTCAGTCAACCCCGCCGACCCGTGGGAAAACGGGTTCTACGCTCCCGGCTCCGCCGAGCGTTCCTCCACCCAGGCGGAAAATCCCGCCAACTACGTCGGCTGGACCACCACGCCCCTCAACATCATCGATGCCGAAGCGTCCGACGCCAACCGTGACCGCCTCACCACCCGCGCCACTCTGGATAAGGCTGTGACGTCGTCGCAAGCTCTCGTCTGGCAAGGCAAACTGCTCAGCGACGCGCTCATCGGCACCTACGGCTGGCGCAAGGACACCGCCAAATCATATGCGTTCGACATGTCGCCCAACGATTTCTCCCCGGCCGATGACCGCGGTGCCGTCGACCTCAGCGACTCGTATTACAAGCTCCCGACCACTGGCGCCGAGGCCGAGGTGCAGTCCCGCTCCTACAGCATCGTGGCTCACCTCTCCGACCTGCCCGTGCTGGACAACATGATGGAGCGCCTGCCGGTCGACATCAGCCTCTACTACAGCAAGTCGACCAACTTCAAACCCGATTCCAGCCGCGTCGACATCTACGGTGCGTCCCACCCGGCACCCTCGGGTAAAACCATCGAGCGCGGCGTCCGCGTCGAGACCCGCGACGGCAAATACTCCCTGCGCGTCAACCGCTATGTGACGTCCAACGCCAACGCGACCAGCACGCAGATCAACGCCGCCGCCATCGGCAGCTGGATGCAGCTCACGCAGAACTTCGCCAACGTCTTCGACTACAATATCCGCCCCTGGGGATACGATGCGACGGTGGCCGGCCAGACCGGCAACGACACCGATATCGCCGACGACGCCTCCGGCATTTGGGAGCCTATGCGCTACAACTTCCACCTGTTCAACAACAAGCCTCTGCGCCCCGGCGACGTGGTTTCGAGCGATGGCAACTGGATCGTTTCTCCCGAGCTCGAACGCACCGTCATCGATGCCGTGCGCACCTTCCAACGCGCCGTGGACCCGCGCTTCTGGGAAGCGTGGCGCATCGATACCTTCGGTGACTTCGGCCCCTCCACCCACGAGGTGACCTACAGCGTGCCGACCGGCTTTGCCATCATCGAGGACAACGTGTCCAAGGGATGGGAAATCGAACTCGCCGCGCAGCCCACCTCCAATTGGCGCATCGCCCTCAACGCCAGCAAGACCGACGCCCGCCGCACCAACGTGGGTAACGCCAACATCCGCGAATTCATGACCCTCGTCGCCGACTCCCTCCGCATCGCCGAAGGCGACGGCGTGGGCCGCCTGCAGCACTTCTGGGGCACCGAAGACGTGGTGACCGCCGGCAAAAACTGGTTCGATGGTGAAGGTCTCGCCGGTGCTCCCGGCAGTGAGTGGCGCCTCGCCCAGTTGGTCGAAAACACTACCGTGCCCGAAATGCGCGAGTGGCGCACCAACCTCATCACCAATTACGCGTTCGAGGAAGGTCGGCTCAAGGGCTTCAACCTCGGTGGCGGACTGCGCTACCAAAGCAGCGTGATCATCGCGTATCCGCCGATGGGTGACCCCAATGATCCGACCACGGTCGAATACAACCTCGCCGCGCCGATCAGCGGTCCGGCCGAGACCAACGTCGATCTTTGGTTGGGCTACCGCCGCAAGCTCACCGATCGCATCAACTGGCGCGTGCAGCTCAATGTCTACAACGCCTTCAACGGCGACAACGAGCTGATTCCGATCACGGCCCAGCCCGACGGCAGTTTCTCTGCCTTCCGCATCGCGCCCAAACGCAGTTGGACGCTCTCGAACACCTTCGAGTTCTGA
- a CDS encoding glycosyl hydrolase family 28-related protein, with the protein MSARPLPAGVGADIPWTSHEAEDMQTNGSLIGLGYAPHTIETESSYQGAVRLNGAGDYVEFSAEVVGNAMIVRYSLPDAPAGGGTTSTLRLSVNGATVRTIELSSRNAWLYGVYPFSNDPAQGKPRNFYDEVQIRDLSIAAGDTVRLAKSTDDGLSCTLDFVDLETVAAPLSAPDHALDVRTVGARGDGESDDTAAMRRGIAKAQSTGQPLWVPPGSYLITGDLIVPSGVTIQGAGMWHTTFVGDPELYPQADRRVRFKLQGDDMTLADFAIFGALNYRNDQEANDGIIGSVCRNATIARIWIEHTKVGAWIYNGTDLIITGCRFRNMLADGVNLCVATTGSVVENCTARGTGDDCFAIWPAPSDQGYVDEHIVPGHNIIRHCTGQLTFLANGAAIYGGANNRLENCLFTDIGTGCGILLSTTFPTTDEDRGINNNFSGTTLVRDNVLLRCGGYDHGWAWRGAMQLCLHHRNISGLVIERTTIEDSFSDGLTIVAPGTEQGYGTLSDTRIVELTVNGVGLGTEKSHALFVREDARGELTLVDSDLPSERNASSGFKVEQR; encoded by the coding sequence ATGTCGGCCCGACCCTTGCCCGCCGGTGTCGGCGCCGACATCCCGTGGACCAGCCACGAGGCCGAGGATATGCAGACCAACGGCAGCCTGATCGGACTGGGTTACGCGCCGCACACGATCGAAACCGAATCCTCCTACCAAGGTGCGGTGCGGCTAAATGGGGCAGGGGACTACGTCGAGTTTTCGGCGGAGGTCGTCGGCAACGCGATGATTGTGCGCTACAGCCTGCCGGATGCGCCCGCTGGCGGCGGCACCACTTCGACGCTGCGTCTCAGCGTGAACGGCGCAACCGTCCGCACGATCGAACTCAGCTCGCGTAATGCCTGGCTGTATGGCGTGTATCCGTTCTCCAACGACCCGGCCCAAGGCAAGCCGCGCAATTTCTACGACGAAGTGCAAATTCGTGATCTGTCAATTGCCGCAGGCGACACCGTGCGCTTGGCCAAAAGCACCGACGACGGCCTGTCGTGCACACTCGACTTCGTTGATCTGGAAACCGTGGCGGCTCCGCTCAGTGCGCCCGATCACGCCCTCGACGTGCGTACGGTCGGTGCCCGGGGCGACGGCGAGTCCGACGATACCGCGGCGATGCGACGAGGCATCGCCAAAGCCCAGTCGACGGGGCAGCCGCTCTGGGTGCCACCGGGTTCGTATTTGATCACGGGCGATCTGATCGTGCCGTCCGGCGTCACGATTCAAGGTGCGGGCATGTGGCACACGACGTTCGTCGGCGACCCGGAGCTCTATCCGCAGGCCGACCGCCGCGTGCGATTCAAGCTCCAGGGCGACGACATGACGCTGGCGGATTTCGCCATCTTTGGCGCGCTCAATTATCGCAACGACCAGGAGGCCAACGACGGGATCATCGGCTCGGTCTGTCGCAACGCGACCATCGCCCGCATTTGGATCGAGCACACCAAGGTGGGGGCGTGGATCTACAACGGCACCGACCTCATCATCACCGGCTGCCGTTTCCGCAACATGCTGGCCGACGGCGTAAACCTCTGCGTCGCCACCACGGGTTCGGTGGTCGAGAACTGCACGGCGCGCGGCACGGGCGACGATTGTTTCGCCATCTGGCCCGCGCCTTCCGATCAAGGCTATGTCGACGAGCACATCGTGCCGGGCCACAACATCATTCGCCATTGCACCGGCCAACTCACGTTTCTGGCCAATGGCGCGGCCATTTACGGCGGCGCCAACAACCGCCTCGAAAACTGCTTGTTCACCGACATCGGCACCGGCTGCGGCATCTTGCTGAGCACCACTTTTCCGACCACCGACGAAGACCGCGGCATCAATAATAATTTCAGCGGCACCACGCTGGTGCGCGACAACGTGCTGCTGCGTTGCGGCGGTTACGATCACGGCTGGGCCTGGCGCGGCGCGATGCAGCTCTGCCTGCACCATCGCAACATTTCCGGATTGGTCATCGAGCGCACCACCATCGAGGACAGTTTTTCCGATGGGCTCACGATTGTCGCACCGGGCACGGAGCAGGGTTATGGCACCTTGTCCGATACGCGCATCGTCGAATTGACCGTGAATGGCGTGGGCCTTGGCACCGAAAAGAGTCACGCGCTGTTCGTGCGGGAAGATGCCCGTGGTGAGCTGACTCTCGTCGACAGCGATCTTCCCAGCGAACGCAACGCCTCTTCCGGGTTCAAGGTCGAGCAGCGGTGA
- a CDS encoding glycoside hydrolase family 65 protein, which translates to MDSWVIRTTTRDVDDESIMRRGNIYQLANGYMGYRGTLDEYGTAQCVGITLAGLYDRVGSAWREPVNAPNGGYTALSVDGVDLTTLDEANAVAHEQSVNMAEAVFERRTRFVVGGHTIVLHTSRFLSADERHLGVVRVSITSDADTTLQVCTGIDGRIWDINGPHLPQLTAETRDGALLVHGCTQENQKRVAVVECVEAPFTDVKIETEAPSALRVVSLPMAAGETVTFTKYFAVVTENDASADDVIGHALAVVEQAHRDGYDACRERHVAAWTQKWMRSDVVIEGDDEAQRALRYSIFQLLMAAPWPGSGLSIPARALSGQVYKGAVFWDTEMFMFPFFLHTHPEAATELLRYRVRTLDGARRKARTEGPGYRGAFYAWESQETGDDACSYFNVGDPTTGRDLRTHFRDKQVHISGDVAIAIWAHFRHTGDDSLLLEGGAEVILECARFYDSYAYFKRDKNRFEILDVIGPDEYHERVNNNAFTSQVARETILIALATVEHLSETHPAALEALLAKLDIAGELQGLAELARNLFVPEPHPETGVIEQFEGYFKLDETSIDALKERRVHPNEYLGAGQGLAVPTQIIKQADVVMMLNLFKDRYDDRVRRANWEFYEPRTEHGSSLSACAYAMVAAEFGNLDYAYRYFLKTAKIDLDGAYKVYAGTVFIGGSHPAANGGAWMTAVFGFGGVRTDGEGLHIRPRLYREWQRLAFSLCYRGDRFAVEITPTLVSITADSDNARFHEVDIAGQVRTCPPGTTVTVPLPEPQPL; encoded by the coding sequence ATGGATTCTTGGGTAATCAGAACAACCACACGGGACGTTGATGACGAAAGCATCATGCGTCGCGGCAATATCTACCAGCTCGCCAATGGCTACATGGGTTACCGGGGCACGCTGGACGAGTATGGCACGGCGCAATGCGTGGGTATCACGCTCGCCGGGCTCTACGATCGCGTAGGTTCGGCGTGGCGAGAACCGGTCAATGCACCCAACGGTGGCTACACCGCGCTGTCCGTCGACGGCGTGGATCTGACAACCCTCGACGAGGCCAACGCGGTCGCACACGAGCAATCCGTGAACATGGCCGAAGCCGTGTTTGAACGGAGAACGCGTTTCGTGGTGGGTGGTCACACGATCGTGTTGCACACCTCGCGTTTCCTGAGCGCGGACGAGCGTCACCTCGGCGTGGTCCGAGTGAGTATCACGAGCGATGCCGATACCACGCTGCAAGTGTGCACCGGCATCGACGGTCGCATCTGGGATATCAATGGACCGCACCTGCCGCAGCTCACCGCGGAGACGCGCGACGGAGCGTTGCTCGTGCATGGATGCACGCAAGAAAACCAGAAACGGGTCGCCGTGGTAGAGTGCGTGGAGGCGCCGTTTACCGATGTCAAAATCGAGACTGAGGCTCCGAGCGCACTACGCGTCGTGTCGCTGCCGATGGCGGCGGGCGAGACCGTCACATTCACCAAGTATTTTGCCGTCGTCACCGAAAACGACGCGTCGGCCGACGACGTGATCGGGCATGCGCTGGCGGTGGTGGAACAGGCGCACCGCGACGGCTACGACGCCTGCCGCGAACGCCATGTTGCCGCGTGGACGCAAAAATGGATGCGTTCCGACGTCGTGATCGAAGGCGACGACGAGGCGCAGCGCGCGCTGCGTTACAGCATCTTTCAATTGCTCATGGCCGCCCCGTGGCCGGGCAGCGGATTGTCGATTCCCGCGCGAGCGCTCTCGGGCCAAGTCTACAAGGGGGCGGTGTTTTGGGACACGGAGATGTTCATGTTTCCGTTCTTCCTGCACACGCACCCGGAGGCCGCGACGGAGCTTCTGCGCTACCGCGTGCGCACCCTCGACGGCGCGCGACGCAAGGCCCGCACGGAAGGCCCCGGCTATCGCGGGGCGTTTTACGCCTGGGAGAGTCAGGAAACGGGCGACGACGCGTGCAGTTATTTCAACGTCGGTGATCCGACGACGGGCCGCGATTTGCGCACGCATTTTCGCGACAAGCAGGTGCACATCAGCGGCGATGTCGCGATTGCGATCTGGGCACATTTTCGCCACACCGGTGACGATTCGCTGCTGCTCGAAGGCGGGGCCGAAGTCATCCTCGAGTGTGCGCGTTTTTACGACTCCTACGCCTATTTCAAACGCGACAAAAACCGCTTCGAAATTCTCGATGTCATCGGGCCCGACGAGTATCATGAGCGCGTCAATAACAACGCCTTCACCAGCCAAGTTGCCCGCGAGACGATCTTGATCGCGCTCGCGACCGTGGAACACTTGAGCGAGACGCATCCGGCGGCGCTGGAGGCGCTCCTCGCCAAGCTCGACATCGCTGGCGAACTGCAAGGCCTGGCCGAGCTCGCCCGCAATTTGTTTGTGCCGGAACCGCACCCGGAGACCGGAGTGATCGAGCAGTTCGAAGGCTACTTCAAACTTGATGAGACCTCGATCGACGCCTTGAAGGAGCGCCGCGTGCACCCCAACGAATACCTTGGAGCGGGGCAGGGGCTGGCGGTGCCGACTCAGATCATCAAACAGGCCGATGTCGTCATGATGTTGAACCTCTTCAAGGATCGCTACGACGACCGGGTGCGGCGAGCCAATTGGGAGTTTTACGAACCGCGCACCGAGCACGGTTCCAGCCTGAGCGCCTGTGCCTACGCGATGGTCGCGGCCGAATTTGGCAACCTCGACTACGCCTACCGCTACTTCCTCAAGACAGCCAAGATCGATCTCGACGGAGCCTACAAAGTTTACGCCGGCACCGTCTTTATCGGAGGGTCCCACCCGGCGGCCAACGGCGGTGCCTGGATGACAGCCGTATTCGGCTTTGGTGGCGTGCGCACCGATGGTGAGGGCCTGCACATTCGCCCGCGGCTCTACCGGGAGTGGCAGCGGTTGGCCTTTTCGTTGTGTTATCGCGGCGATCGCTTCGCGGTCGAAATCACGCCCACCCTCGTGTCGATCACCGCCGACTCGGACAATGCTCGCTTCCATGAGGTGGACATCGCAGGACAAGTCCGCACTTGCCCGCCCGGAACCACCGTGACGGTCCCTCTGCCTGAGCCTCAACCCCTTTGA
- a CDS encoding MFS transporter, translated as MKAKPRLDFWQLWNMSFGYVGIQFGFALQNANVSRIFETLGASIDEIPILWIAGPVTGLIVQPIVGYMSDRTWNRLGRRKPFFLVGAILASLALFVMPNSPALWFAAGMLWILDASINITMEPMRAFVGDMLPDEQRTSGFAMQTFFIGASSVVGSLMPWLLSNVFQVANTAPEGVVPDSVKWSFILGGGVYFITVMWTVFRVKEYSPEEQQAFHGEDPGQGDAAGGADFELNHQRYAMGGSLLVVGGVVFTALIQSLGWDKGLYILSCGAGAYGVLQLIAAWRYRAGSRSGLVEIIHDLGNMPTAMRQLALAQVFTWFALFAFFIYATGAVTSHHFGSSDPQSVAYNEGANWVGVLMSVYNGVAALVAFLLPILAKRTSRVSTHMACLIIGGFGLASMYVFRNPHFLIISMIGLGIAWSSLLTLPYAILSSVVPYRKMGVYMGMFNFFIVIPQILAAAVLGLLVRTVFNGQAILALVLGGASMVVAAVLMLRVKDEHHGT; from the coding sequence ATGAAAGCAAAACCCCGCTTGGACTTTTGGCAGCTCTGGAACATGAGCTTTGGCTACGTCGGCATTCAATTCGGCTTCGCGCTGCAAAACGCCAACGTCAGCCGCATCTTCGAAACGCTCGGTGCTTCGATCGACGAGATTCCGATCCTCTGGATCGCCGGTCCCGTGACCGGCCTGATCGTGCAGCCCATCGTCGGCTACATGAGCGATCGCACGTGGAACCGGCTCGGTCGGCGCAAGCCGTTTTTTCTCGTGGGGGCGATCCTCGCCTCGCTCGCTTTGTTCGTGATGCCCAACTCTCCCGCGCTGTGGTTTGCGGCCGGGATGCTGTGGATCCTCGATGCGTCGATTAACATCACGATGGAGCCGATGCGCGCCTTCGTCGGCGACATGTTGCCGGACGAACAACGCACGTCCGGCTTCGCGATGCAGACGTTCTTCATCGGCGCCAGTTCGGTGGTCGGATCGCTGATGCCGTGGTTGCTGAGCAACGTGTTTCAAGTCGCCAACACCGCGCCCGAAGGCGTGGTGCCCGATTCGGTGAAGTGGTCGTTCATTCTCGGGGGCGGCGTCTACTTCATCACCGTCATGTGGACCGTCTTCCGGGTGAAGGAGTATTCGCCCGAGGAGCAGCAGGCCTTTCATGGCGAAGATCCCGGCCAGGGTGACGCCGCGGGCGGTGCTGACTTTGAGTTGAACCACCAGCGTTACGCGATGGGCGGTTCGCTGCTGGTGGTGGGTGGCGTCGTATTTACCGCATTGATACAGTCGCTCGGTTGGGACAAGGGACTCTATATTTTGTCATGCGGCGCGGGGGCCTATGGCGTCCTGCAACTGATCGCGGCCTGGCGTTACCGGGCGGGCAGCCGCAGCGGCTTGGTCGAGATTATTCATGATCTGGGCAACATGCCGACGGCCATGCGCCAGCTGGCCCTCGCGCAGGTGTTCACGTGGTTCGCGCTGTTCGCATTTTTCATCTACGCCACCGGCGCGGTGACGAGTCATCACTTCGGCAGCAGCGATCCGCAGTCGGTGGCCTACAACGAGGGCGCCAACTGGGTCGGCGTGCTCATGTCGGTTTACAACGGCGTGGCGGCTTTGGTGGCGTTTCTTCTGCCGATCCTGGCCAAGCGCACCAGTCGGGTGTCGACCCACATGGCCTGCCTGATCATCGGTGGTTTCGGCCTCGCTTCGATGTATGTGTTCCGCAACCCGCACTTCCTGATCATCTCGATGATCGGTCTCGGCATTGCGTGGTCGAGTTTGCTGACGCTGCCCTACGCGATCCTCAGCAGCGTCGTGCCCTATCGGAAGATGGGCGTCTACATGGGGATGTTTAATTTCTTCATCGTCATCCCGCAGATCTTGGCCGCCGCCGTGCTGGGTCTGCTGGTGCGCACGGTGTTCAACGGCCAGGCTATTCTGGCGCTCGTGCTGGGCGGGGCCTCGATGGTGGTCGCCGCTGTTTTGATGCTTCGCGTGAAGGACGAGCATCACGGCACCTGA
- a CDS encoding HAD family hydrolase yields the protein MFSRHDSSASKCSTAEAPARAFDAVVFDMDGVVTRTAEVHALAWRRMFDAFLARRAEESGEALRPFEYPADYLAFIDGRPRYEGVAAFLASRNISLPPGTPDDAPGDVSVAALGNRKNTLFNEIVDAEGVGVFESTLAFIAALKAEGIRIGLATSSRNSARVLASSGTAELFETVVDGLVSARLGLKGKPEPDIFTTACAQLGSTPARTVVVEDAVTGVQAGRRGGFAFTLGLARKNNAAALRKHGADLVLDDLEGFKLRDLYGLVLARRELQP from the coding sequence ATGTTTTCCCGCCACGATTCTTCCGCGTCGAAGTGTTCGACCGCCGAAGCACCAGCCCGCGCCTTCGACGCGGTCGTGTTTGACATGGATGGTGTGGTGACGCGCACGGCCGAAGTGCACGCGTTGGCATGGCGGCGGATGTTTGATGCGTTTCTGGCACGGCGGGCGGAGGAGTCGGGCGAAGCGCTGCGGCCGTTTGAATATCCTGCGGACTATTTGGCGTTCATTGACGGCCGTCCGCGTTACGAAGGTGTCGCCGCGTTCCTGGCGTCGCGCAATATCAGCCTGCCACCGGGGACGCCCGATGATGCGCCGGGCGATGTCAGTGTGGCTGCGCTCGGCAACCGGAAGAATACGTTGTTCAACGAAATCGTCGATGCGGAGGGCGTGGGCGTATTCGAATCCACCTTGGCATTTATTGCGGCGCTCAAGGCCGAGGGCATTCGCATCGGTCTCGCGACCTCCAGCCGCAACTCCGCCCGAGTGCTCGCCAGCTCCGGCACGGCGGAATTGTTCGAAACCGTGGTCGACGGTTTGGTGTCCGCCCGGCTGGGTTTGAAGGGAAAACCCGAGCCGGATATCTTCACGACGGCGTGTGCGCAACTCGGGTCCACCCCCGCTCGCACCGTGGTGGTGGAGGACGCGGTCACGGGCGTGCAGGCCGGTCGGCGCGGAGGGTTTGCGTTCACCCTCGGGCTGGCGCGGAAGAACAATGCGGCGGCGTTGCGGAAGCACGGCGCGGATCTGGTATTGGACGACTTGGAGGGATTCAAGTTGCGGGACCTGTATGGGCTGGTTCTCGCTCGTCGCGAACTCCAACCCTGA